One window from the genome of Streptococcus parasanguinis encodes:
- a CDS encoding ABC transporter substrate-binding protein — MKNWKKYALASASVIALGATLAACGNLTGNNKKSATTEDGKPIIKMYQIGDKPDNLDVLLKNANKIIEKKVGAKLDIQYLGWGDYAQKMNVIISSGENYDIAFANNYVINAQKGAYADLTELYKKEGKDLYKALDPAYIKGNTVNGKIYAVPVAANVASSQNFAFNGPLLEKYGIDVSNVKDYASLEPVLKAIKEKDPNVVPFAMNKSYGGPSDDFDYVAVDGLPFVVDLKGDTTKIVDRYTIPRYVENLKTLHKYYEAGYIPKDVATSDTGYDLSQDTWLVREETVGPADYGNSLLSRVANRKIEIKPFTELYKKNNTTQVANFVISNNSKNKEKAMEVLNLLNTDPELLNGLVYGPEGKNWEKVPGKENRVKVLDGYNGNTHMSGWNTGNNWILYINENVTDEQIAQSKKDLETAKESPALGFIFNTDKVKSEITALTNTLNQFAGAINTGTVDPEVEVPKMLEKLKSEGAYQKVLDEMQKQYDEFLASKK; from the coding sequence ATGAAAAATTGGAAAAAATACGCGTTAGCATCTGCTAGTGTCATCGCTCTTGGAGCTACTCTTGCTGCTTGTGGAAACCTTACAGGGAACAACAAGAAGTCTGCAACAACTGAAGACGGTAAACCAATCATCAAGATGTACCAAATCGGTGATAAACCAGATAACTTGGATGTTCTTCTTAAAAATGCCAACAAGATCATTGAAAAGAAAGTTGGCGCAAAATTGGATATCCAATATCTTGGTTGGGGTGACTATGCACAAAAAATGAACGTTATCATCTCATCTGGTGAAAACTATGATATTGCCTTTGCTAATAACTATGTCATTAACGCTCAAAAAGGTGCTTATGCTGACTTGACAGAATTGTACAAGAAAGAAGGGAAAGACCTTTACAAAGCACTTGACCCAGCTTACATCAAAGGGAACACTGTAAACGGCAAGATCTATGCTGTTCCAGTAGCAGCTAACGTTGCATCTTCTCAAAACTTTGCATTTAACGGACCACTTCTTGAAAAATATGGTATCGACGTTTCAAACGTGAAAGACTATGCTTCTCTTGAACCAGTCTTGAAAGCCATCAAAGAAAAAGATCCAAACGTTGTTCCATTTGCAATGAACAAGAGCTACGGTGGACCTTCAGATGACTTTGACTATGTGGCTGTTGATGGACTTCCATTCGTTGTTGACTTGAAAGGTGACACTACTAAGATCGTTGACCGTTACACAATTCCTCGTTATGTAGAAAACTTGAAGACTCTTCACAAATACTACGAAGCAGGATACATTCCAAAAGACGTAGCAACGAGCGACACTGGTTATGATCTTTCTCAAGATACATGGTTGGTTCGTGAAGAAACAGTAGGGCCAGCTGACTACGGTAACAGCTTGCTTTCTCGTGTAGCAAACCGTAAGATCGAAATCAAACCATTTACTGAACTGTACAAGAAGAACAATACTACTCAAGTAGCTAACTTTGTTATCTCAAACAACTCTAAGAACAAAGAAAAAGCAATGGAAGTGTTGAACCTCTTGAACACTGATCCAGAACTCTTGAACGGCCTTGTTTATGGACCAGAAGGCAAGAACTGGGAAAAAGTTCCCGGCAAAGAAAACCGTGTCAAAGTCTTGGATGGCTACAACGGAAACACTCACATGTCTGGATGGAACACTGGTAACAACTGGATTCTTTACATCAACGAAAACGTAACAGATGAACAAATTGCACAATCTAAGAAAGACTTGGAAACTGCAAAAGAATCTCCAGCACTTGGCTTCATCTTTAACACAGATAAAGTGAAATCAGAAATCACTGCTCTTACAAATACTTTGAACCAATTCGCAGGTGCTATCAATACTGGTACTGTGGATCCTGAAGTAGAAGTTCCTAAGATGCTTGAAAAATTGAAATCAGAAGGTGCTTACCAAAAAGTGCTTGACGAAATGCAAAAACAATACGACGAATTCCTTGCTTCTAAAAAATAA
- a CDS encoding alpha-mannosidase produces MENVVVHIISHSHWDREWYLPFESHRMQLVELFDNLFDLFENDPEFKSFHLDGQTIVLDDYLEIRPENRDKVQRYIDEGKLKIGPFYILQDDYLISSEANVRNTLIGQAECAKWGKSTQIGYFPDTFGNMGQAPQILQKSGIHVAAFGRGVKPIGFDNQVLEDEQFTSQFSEMYWQGADGSRVLGILFANWYSNGNEIPVDKDEALAFWKQKLADVRDYASTNQWLMMNGCDHQPVQRNLSEAIRVANELFPDVTFIHSSFDEYVQAVESALPEQLSTVTGELTSQETDGWYTLANTSSSRIYLKQAFQENSNLLEQVVEPLTIITGGHNHKDQLTYAWKTLLQNAPHDSICGCSVDDVHREMEVRFAKVNQVGNFVKTNLLNEWKGKLATQKAQSEHLFTVINTGLHSKVDTVSTIVDVAVCPFKELHPTEGFKKMAALSLPDYHVEDLDGHLVEAEIEDLGASFGYTLPKDKFRQPYIARQVRVTIPIHLAPLSWSSFQLVEGPAAQSDGIFQNGVIDTPFVTLSIDDGLTLYDKTTNEAYEDFLRFEDRGDIGNEYIYFQPKGTEPIYAELTAYEVLENNARYAKILLKHDLTIPVSADEQLDAEQRGIIEFMNRKASRSEELTTIPLETEMTIFVDDPQIRFKTRFTNTAKDHRIRLLVKTHNTRPSNDSESIYEVVTRPNKPAASWENPENPQHQQAFVSLYDDVKGVTVANKGLHEYEILEDDTMAVTLLRASGELGDWGYFPTPEAQCLRDFEVEYAVECHQAQGRFSAYRRAKALQTPMTSLQVEKQEGSVAASGSLLKHTALTHPQVCPTAFKVAENEEGYILRYYNMSQENVRVSEGQQTVVDLLEQPYPVHTGLLAPQEIRTEWIKKEEV; encoded by the coding sequence ATGGAAAATGTTGTTGTACATATTATCTCTCACAGCCACTGGGATCGTGAGTGGTATCTACCTTTTGAAAGTCACCGCATGCAATTGGTGGAACTCTTTGACAATCTCTTTGATCTTTTTGAAAATGACCCTGAATTCAAAAGTTTCCACTTAGATGGACAAACCATCGTCCTCGATGACTATTTAGAAATTCGCCCTGAAAATCGCGACAAGGTGCAGCGCTATATCGACGAGGGCAAGCTCAAGATTGGTCCCTTCTACATCTTGCAGGATGATTACTTGATCTCCAGCGAAGCCAATGTCCGCAATACCTTGATTGGCCAAGCTGAATGCGCTAAATGGGGCAAATCCACTCAGATTGGTTACTTCCCAGATACCTTTGGAAATATGGGGCAAGCACCTCAAATTCTTCAAAAATCAGGGATTCACGTAGCAGCCTTTGGGCGTGGGGTCAAACCAATCGGATTTGACAACCAGGTCCTCGAAGATGAGCAATTCACCTCTCAATTTTCTGAAATGTACTGGCAAGGGGCGGATGGTAGCCGTGTGCTGGGTATTCTCTTTGCCAACTGGTACAGTAACGGGAACGAAATTCCAGTGGATAAAGACGAAGCTTTGGCTTTCTGGAAACAAAAATTGGCAGATGTTCGCGACTATGCCTCAACCAACCAATGGTTAATGATGAACGGCTGCGACCACCAACCGGTTCAACGAAACTTGAGTGAAGCTATTCGCGTGGCCAACGAACTGTTCCCTGACGTGACCTTTATTCATAGCTCCTTTGATGAATATGTGCAAGCAGTGGAAAGTGCACTTCCCGAACAATTATCAACGGTTACGGGAGAATTGACCAGTCAGGAAACCGATGGTTGGTACACTCTTGCTAATACCTCTTCTTCACGTATTTACCTCAAACAAGCCTTCCAAGAAAACAGCAACTTGCTCGAGCAAGTGGTGGAACCTTTGACCATCATTACTGGTGGGCACAACCATAAGGATCAATTGACCTATGCTTGGAAGACACTCTTACAAAATGCGCCACACGATAGTATTTGTGGATGTAGCGTAGATGATGTTCACCGTGAAATGGAAGTTCGTTTTGCCAAGGTCAACCAAGTTGGAAACTTTGTCAAGACCAACCTTCTGAACGAATGGAAGGGTAAACTAGCAACTCAAAAAGCCCAGAGTGAGCACCTCTTTACGGTCATCAATACTGGCTTGCATAGTAAGGTAGATACCGTCAGCACGATTGTCGATGTAGCGGTTTGTCCATTTAAGGAATTGCACCCGACAGAGGGCTTCAAGAAAATGGCCGCTTTGAGCTTGCCAGACTACCACGTAGAAGATTTAGATGGGCATCTTGTAGAAGCAGAGATTGAAGACTTGGGAGCAAGCTTTGGCTATACCCTGCCTAAGGATAAATTCCGCCAACCCTATATTGCACGTCAAGTGCGCGTGACAATTCCAATTCACCTTGCACCACTTTCTTGGTCAAGCTTCCAATTAGTCGAAGGGCCAGCAGCACAAAGCGATGGTATCTTCCAAAATGGAGTTATTGATACTCCATTTGTAACCCTTAGTATCGATGATGGCTTAACCCTCTATGATAAAACGACCAATGAGGCTTATGAGGATTTCCTTCGTTTTGAAGATCGTGGGGATATCGGAAATGAATATATCTACTTCCAACCAAAAGGAACAGAGCCGATCTATGCGGAGTTAACAGCTTATGAGGTCTTGGAAAACAATGCTCGCTATGCCAAAATCTTGCTCAAGCATGACTTGACGATCCCGGTCAGCGCGGATGAACAATTGGATGCGGAGCAAAGAGGCATTATCGAGTTTATGAACCGCAAGGCAAGTCGCTCAGAAGAGCTGACAACGATCCCTCTTGAAACGGAGATGACCATTTTTGTAGATGATCCACAAATTCGCTTCAAGACGCGCTTTACCAATACTGCCAAAGACCACCGCATTCGTCTCTTGGTCAAAACTCATAACACACGCCCAAGTAATGATTCTGAAAGCATCTATGAAGTTGTTACAAGACCAAATAAACCAGCAGCTTCTTGGGAAAATCCTGAAAATCCACAACACCAACAAGCCTTTGTTAGCTTGTATGACGATGTTAAAGGAGTGACAGTAGCCAATAAAGGATTGCACGAATACGAAATCCTTGAAGACGACACCATGGCTGTAACCCTTCTCCGTGCTTCAGGTGAGCTAGGTGACTGGGGCTACTTCCCAACGCCAGAAGCACAATGTTTGCGGGACTTTGAGGTTGAATATGCAGTAGAATGCCATCAAGCTCAGGGGCGCTTCTCTGCTTATCGCCGGGCCAAAGCTTTGCAGACACCGATGACCAGCCTTCAAGTTGAAAAACAAGAAGGAAGTGTAGCAGCGTCTGGTAGCTTACTCAAGCATACAGCCTTGACGCATCCTCAGGTTTGTCCAACAGCCTTTAAGGTAGCAGAAAATGAAGAAGGTTACATCCTTCGCTATTACAACATGAGCCAAGAAAATGTGCGCGTGTCAGAAGGACAACAAACGGTTGTCGATCTTCTGGAACAACCGTATCCGGTCCATACAGGTTTATTGGCACCGCAAGAAATCCGGACAGAATGGATTAAAAAAGAAGAAGTATAG
- a CDS encoding ABC transporter permease yields MKKFVRTLRENFIFLLMVLPGAAWLILFFYIPVFGNIVAFKDYHITGEGFIDSVMKSKWVGFDNFKFLFSSKDAYIITRNTVLYNLGFIFLGLIVSVGIAIIFSELRSKRVVKVLQTSMLFPYFLSWVIISFFTDAFLNVDKGLVNHILTSFGMKAINFYSELWIWPALLLFLGIWKGFGYSSVMYYATIMGIDPTYYEAATVDGASKWQRIRNITIPQLSSLITVLTILAVGNIFRADFGLFYQIPHNAGALYSVTNVIDVYVYNGLTKSGDIGMTAAAGLYQSVVGLVLVLISNIIARRIDKNAALF; encoded by the coding sequence ATGAAAAAGTTTGTAAGGACTCTGAGAGAAAATTTCATTTTTCTTTTAATGGTCTTACCTGGTGCAGCGTGGTTAATCTTATTCTTCTATATTCCGGTTTTTGGGAATATCGTAGCATTTAAGGACTATCATATCACAGGAGAGGGCTTCATTGACAGTGTCATGAAGAGTAAGTGGGTTGGCTTTGACAACTTCAAATTTCTCTTTAGTTCCAAAGATGCCTACATTATTACAAGAAACACGGTATTGTACAACTTAGGATTCATCTTCTTAGGATTGATTGTTTCCGTTGGGATCGCCATCATCTTTAGTGAGTTGAGATCAAAAAGAGTGGTCAAGGTGCTTCAAACCTCCATGCTCTTCCCGTACTTCCTATCATGGGTTATCATCAGCTTCTTCACCGATGCCTTCCTTAACGTGGACAAAGGATTGGTCAACCACATCTTAACTTCATTTGGTATGAAAGCCATCAATTTCTATTCGGAATTGTGGATCTGGCCAGCGCTTCTCCTCTTCTTAGGAATCTGGAAAGGCTTTGGTTATAGCAGTGTCATGTATTATGCAACCATCATGGGAATTGACCCAACTTACTATGAAGCAGCGACCGTGGATGGTGCGTCTAAGTGGCAACGCATTCGCAACATCACCATTCCTCAGTTGTCTTCCTTGATTACGGTTTTGACCATTCTTGCAGTCGGAAATATCTTCCGCGCAGACTTCGGTCTTTTCTACCAAATCCCGCATAATGCTGGAGCTCTCTATAGTGTAACCAACGTTATTGATGTTTATGTCTACAACGGTTTGACCAAGTCAGGGGATATCGGGATGACAGCAGCAGCCGGTCTTTACCAATCGGTAGTCGGGCTGGTTCTTGTGTTAATCTCAAATATCATTGCCCGTCGCATTGATAAGAATGCCGCTCTCTTCTAG
- a CDS encoding carbohydrate ABC transporter permease encodes MKKSTIQKEKIDNVGIHSFSKKSNFFFTLLLTLVGLTCVLPFIFVVMISLTDEQSLAVHGFQFWPAKFGFDGYLFLVQFKDKILQALFITLFVTIVGTACNVFITTTYAYAISRSTFKYRKFFTVFSLLSMLFSAGLVPSYIVTTQLLQLGDTIGALIIPMLLSPFNIILMRTFFKRTIPEAILESARIDGASETRIFFQICLPLSLPGIATISLFTALGFWNDWFNALLYIKSDNLYPLQYLLMQIQNNMDYIAKNVGVSGQLAGAVQSIPRETGRMAMVVVATVPIAILYPFFQRYFVKGLTIGGVKE; translated from the coding sequence ATGAAAAAATCAACCATTCAAAAAGAAAAAATTGATAATGTCGGGATCCATTCTTTCAGTAAGAAGAGCAACTTCTTCTTTACCTTGTTGTTGACCTTGGTCGGCTTGACCTGTGTGCTTCCCTTCATCTTCGTTGTCATGATCTCTTTGACAGACGAACAAAGTTTGGCAGTCCATGGCTTCCAATTCTGGCCAGCAAAATTTGGATTTGATGGTTACCTCTTCTTGGTACAGTTCAAAGACAAAATCTTGCAAGCCCTCTTCATTACCTTGTTTGTGACCATTGTGGGAACAGCATGTAATGTCTTTATCACCACAACTTATGCTTACGCTATCTCACGGAGTACCTTTAAATACCGCAAGTTCTTTACCGTATTTTCACTCCTTAGTATGCTCTTTAGTGCAGGGTTGGTTCCAAGCTACATTGTCACCACTCAACTCTTGCAGTTAGGTGATACCATCGGGGCTTTGATTATCCCAATGTTGCTCAGTCCATTTAACATCATCTTGATGCGGACCTTCTTTAAACGGACCATTCCAGAAGCTATCCTTGAATCCGCTCGGATCGATGGGGCAAGTGAAACACGGATCTTCTTCCAAATCTGCTTGCCATTGTCTCTTCCAGGGATTGCGACCATCAGTTTGTTCACCGCTTTAGGGTTCTGGAATGACTGGTTCAACGCCCTCCTCTATATTAAGAGTGACAACCTTTACCCATTGCAATACCTCTTGATGCAAATCCAAAACAATATGGATTACATCGCTAAAAACGTCGGGGTATCCGGCCAATTGGCAGGAGCTGTACAATCCATCCCACGGGAAACAGGACGTATGGCCATGGTGGTTGTGGCAACAGTGCCAATCGCCATTCTCTATCCATTCTTCCAACGCTACTTTGTAAAAGGCTTGACCATCGGTGGTGTGAAAGAATAA
- a CDS encoding glycoside hydrolase family 125 protein, translated as MTYSKEIVREWLDQVAERAKEYPEWVDVFERCYTDTLDNTVEILEDGSTFVLTGDIPAMWLRDSTAQLRPYLYVAKRDPRLRQTIAGLVKRQMTLILKDPYANSFNIEENWKGHHETDHTDLNGWIWERKYEVDSLCYPLQLAYLLWKETGETSQFDETFVTATKEILHLWTVEQDHKNSPYRFVRDTDRKEDTLVNDGFGPDFAVTGMTWSAFRPSDDCCQYSYLIPSNMFAVVVLGYVQEIFATLNLADSESIIADAKRLQAEIQEGIENYAYTTNSKGEKIYAFEVDGLGNASIMDDPNVPSLLAAPYLGYCAIDDEVYQATRRTILSPENPYFYEGKYASGLGSSHTFYRYIWPIALSIQGLTTNDKAEKKFLLDQLVACDGETGVMHESFHVDDPTKYSREWFSWANMMFCELVLDYLDIR; from the coding sequence ATGACCTATTCAAAAGAAATTGTGCGAGAATGGTTGGATCAAGTGGCTGAGCGAGCTAAGGAGTACCCTGAGTGGGTGGATGTCTTTGAACGTTGTTATACAGACACTTTGGATAATACAGTTGAAATTTTAGAAGACGGTTCAACCTTTGTGTTAACAGGGGATATCCCAGCTATGTGGTTGCGTGACTCGACGGCTCAATTGAGGCCCTATCTTTATGTGGCAAAAAGAGACCCTCGTTTGCGTCAGACCATTGCTGGTTTGGTCAAACGCCAGATGACCTTGATCCTCAAGGATCCCTATGCCAACTCTTTTAATATTGAGGAGAACTGGAAAGGCCATCACGAGACTGATCACACCGATTTGAATGGCTGGATTTGGGAGCGCAAGTATGAGGTGGATTCACTGTGCTATCCCTTGCAACTGGCTTATCTTCTTTGGAAAGAAACTGGTGAGACTAGCCAATTTGATGAAACCTTTGTTACAGCGACTAAGGAAATCCTTCATCTTTGGACAGTGGAACAAGACCACAAGAATTCCCCTTATCGCTTTGTTCGGGATACAGATCGTAAGGAAGACACGCTGGTAAATGACGGATTTGGTCCTGACTTTGCTGTGACAGGGATGACCTGGTCAGCCTTTCGTCCAAGTGATGACTGCTGTCAGTATAGTTACTTGATTCCGTCCAATATGTTTGCAGTGGTTGTCTTGGGTTATGTGCAAGAAATCTTCGCAACATTGAATCTAGCCGATAGCGAGAGCATCATTGCAGATGCCAAACGCCTGCAGGCGGAGATTCAAGAAGGGATCGAAAACTACGCCTACACCACTAACAGCAAGGGCGAGAAAATTTATGCCTTTGAGGTAGATGGTTTGGGAAATGCTAGTATCATGGACGATCCTAACGTGCCAAGCTTGTTGGCGGCTCCCTATCTGGGCTACTGTGCGATTGACGATGAAGTCTACCAAGCCACTCGTCGGACGATTTTGAGCCCTGAAAATCCTTACTTCTATGAAGGGAAGTACGCAAGCGGACTCGGAAGTTCTCATACCTTTTATCGCTATATCTGGCCGATTGCTTTATCTATTCAAGGATTGACAACAAATGATAAGGCAGAGAAGAAATTCTTGCTGGATCAGTTGGTTGCCTGCGATGGTGAAACAGGTGTCATGCACGAAAGTTTCCACGTAGATGATCCAACCAAATACTCGCGTGAATGGTTCTCTTGGGCCAACATGATGTTCTGCGAATTAGTCTTGGATTACTTGGATATTCGCTAA
- a CDS encoding beta-N-acetylhexosaminidase, which produces MVSFTGINSKQAQALELLQNHISLPDVEVAVAQSDHASISIKGENGQYQLTYRKPHQLYRALSVLATALAEGDKVEIEEQAAYEDLAYMADCSRNAVLNVASAKQMIEVLALMGYSTFELYMEDTYQIEGQPYFGYFRGAYSAEELQEIESYAQQFDMTFVPCIQTLAHLSAFVKWGVKEVQELRDVEDILLIGEEKVYDLIDGMFATLSKLQTRKVNIGMDEAHLVGLGRYLILNGVVDRSLLMCQHLERVLDIADKYGFHCQMWSDMFFKLMSADGQYDRDVEIPEETRVYLDRLKDRVTLVYWDYYQDSEEKYNRNFSNHHKINQDIAFAGGAWKWIGFTPHNHFSRLIAVEANKACRANQIKEVIVTGWGDNGGETAQFSILPSLQIWAELSYRNDLDRLSAHFKTNTGLSVEDFMQLDLANLLPDLPDNLSGINPNRYVFYQDVLCPILDKHMTPEQDKPHFTQAAETLATIKEKAGIYAYLFETQAQLNAILSSKVDVGRRIRQAYQKGDKESLQQIAREELPKLRSQIETFHKLFSHQWLKENKVFGLDTVDIRMGGLLQRIKRAESRIEAYLSDQIDRIDELEVEILPFNDFYGDQDFAATTANQWHTIATASTIYTT; this is translated from the coding sequence ATGGTAAGTTTTACCGGAATCAACAGTAAACAAGCGCAAGCTTTAGAGTTGCTCCAAAATCACATTTCTCTACCAGATGTAGAAGTGGCAGTCGCTCAGTCTGACCATGCTTCCATCTCTATCAAGGGGGAGAATGGGCAGTATCAATTGACCTACCGTAAACCTCATCAACTCTACCGTGCCTTATCTGTGCTCGCAACAGCTTTAGCAGAAGGGGACAAGGTAGAGATTGAAGAGCAGGCGGCCTATGAAGATTTAGCCTATATGGCGGACTGTTCGCGCAATGCCGTGCTCAATGTCGCATCTGCCAAGCAGATGATTGAAGTCTTGGCTCTGATGGGTTATTCAACCTTTGAGCTCTACATGGAAGACACTTATCAAATTGAAGGACAACCTTACTTTGGTTATTTCCGTGGAGCATACTCAGCTGAAGAGTTACAGGAAATCGAAAGCTACGCCCAGCAGTTTGACATGACCTTTGTGCCATGTATCCAAACTTTGGCTCACTTATCAGCCTTTGTCAAATGGGGCGTCAAAGAAGTGCAAGAGCTCCGCGATGTAGAAGATATCCTCCTCATCGGTGAAGAAAAAGTCTACGACCTGATTGACGGTATGTTTGCGACGTTATCTAAACTACAAACTCGCAAGGTCAATATCGGAATGGATGAAGCTCACCTGGTTGGTTTGGGTCGTTATCTTATCTTGAACGGTGTGGTGGATCGGAGTCTTCTCATGTGCCAACACTTGGAGCGCGTGCTGGATATCGCAGACAAGTATGGTTTCCACTGCCAGATGTGGAGCGATATGTTCTTCAAACTCATGTCAGCAGATGGCCAGTACGACCGTGATGTCGAAATTCCAGAAGAAACTCGTGTTTATCTTGACCGTCTCAAAGACCGTGTGACCTTGGTTTACTGGGATTATTATCAGGATAGCGAAGAAAAATACAATCGTAACTTCAGTAACCACCACAAGATTAACCAGGATATTGCCTTTGCAGGTGGGGCTTGGAAGTGGATTGGTTTCACACCACACAACCATTTCAGTCGTCTCATCGCTGTCGAAGCTAACAAAGCCTGCCGTGCCAATCAGATCAAAGAAGTCATTGTGACTGGTTGGGGAGATAATGGTGGTGAAACAGCTCAGTTCTCTATTCTGCCAAGCTTGCAAATCTGGGCAGAACTCAGCTACCGCAATGATTTAGACCGTTTGTCAGCTCATTTCAAGACCAATACAGGCTTATCGGTTGAGGACTTTATGCAACTTGATCTTGCCAACCTCTTGCCAGACCTACCAGATAATCTCAGTGGTATCAACCCTAATCGCTATGTCTTTTATCAGGATGTTCTCTGCCCAATCCTTGACAAGCACATGACTCCTGAGCAGGACAAACCACACTTTACCCAAGCAGCTGAGACTCTTGCTACTATCAAAGAAAAAGCAGGCATCTACGCTTATCTCTTTGAAACTCAGGCACAGTTGAATGCTATTTTAAGTAGTAAAGTGGATGTAGGCCGACGCATTCGTCAAGCCTATCAAAAAGGTGATAAAGAGAGCTTGCAACAAATTGCTAGGGAAGAATTACCAAAATTAAGAAGCCAGATTGAAACCTTCCACAAGCTCTTTAGCCACCAATGGTTGAAAGAAAACAAGGTCTTTGGCTTGGATACAGTAGACATTCGTATGGGTGGGCTCTTGCAACGGATCAAGCGCGCAGAAAGCCGCATTGAGGCTTATCTGTCTGATCAGATTGACCGCATCGACGAACTAGAAGTCGAAATCTTGCCATTTAATGATTTCTACGGGGATCAGGACTTCGCAGCCACAACGGCTAACCAGTGGCATACTATTGCGACTGCCTCAACCATTTATACAACGTAA
- a CDS encoding ROK family protein, with product MTIATIDIGGTGIKFASLTPDGKILDKASTATPETLEELLAWLDQRLSERDYRGIAMSVPGAVHQETGVIEGISAIPYIHGFSWYEALAHHKLPIHLENDANCVGLSELLAHPEIENAACVVIGTGIGGAMIINGKLHRGRHGLGGEFGYMTTIEPAERLNNWSQLASTGNMVRYVIEKSGQTDWDGRKVYQEAAAGNALCQEAIERMNRNLAQGLLNIQYLIDPDVISLGGSISQNPDFIKGVQKAVDAFVERYEEYTIAPVIQACTYQADANLYGALVNWLQEENQW from the coding sequence ATGACCATTGCAACGATTGATATCGGAGGGACTGGCATTAAGTTTGCTAGTCTAACTCCTGATGGAAAGATTTTAGATAAGGCCAGCACCGCAACGCCAGAGACTCTGGAAGAGTTGCTAGCTTGGTTGGATCAGCGATTGTCAGAACGTGACTACCGTGGGATTGCCATGAGTGTGCCAGGAGCCGTTCATCAAGAAACAGGGGTAATTGAAGGGATCAGTGCCATTCCTTACATCCATGGTTTTTCATGGTATGAGGCGCTTGCTCATCATAAGCTTCCTATCCACCTAGAAAATGATGCCAACTGTGTTGGACTCAGTGAACTGCTAGCTCATCCTGAGATTGAAAATGCAGCCTGTGTCGTGATTGGTACAGGAATCGGTGGAGCCATGATTATCAATGGGAAGCTACACCGTGGTCGTCATGGTTTGGGCGGTGAGTTTGGCTACATGACCACAATCGAGCCCGCAGAAAGACTCAATAACTGGTCACAACTCGCTTCTACAGGAAACATGGTTCGCTATGTGATTGAAAAATCTGGTCAAACCGATTGGGATGGCCGCAAGGTGTACCAAGAGGCGGCAGCAGGTAATGCCCTTTGCCAAGAAGCTATTGAGCGCATGAATCGTAATCTTGCTCAAGGACTGCTCAATATCCAGTACCTGATTGATCCAGATGTGATTAGTCTAGGCGGCTCTATCAGTCAGAACCCTGATTTTATCAAAGGCGTGCAAAAAGCCGTAGATGCCTTTGTGGAAAGATATGAAGAATATACCATCGCTCCAGTCATTCAAGCTTGCACCTATCAGGCAGATGCCAATCTCTACGGTGCCCTTGTCAACTGGTTACAGGAGGAAAACCAATGGTAA